In the Stakelama saccharophila genome, GATGGAACGCGGCCTCCACGTCTATGTGCAAAAGCCGCTCACCTATACTGTACGCGAAGGTCGCGTGCTGAACGACCTCGCACGGGGCAATCCCCGCCTCGTGACCCAGATGGGCAATCAGGGCCATTCGGGCGACGACGGCCGGCGCGTGGTCGAGATGCTCCGGGGCGGCGCGATCGGCGATGTGCGCGAGGTTCATGTCTGGACCAATCGGCCCGTCTGGCCGCAGGGCGTGGCGCGACCGGCGGCGCAGCCGACCCCCGCCGGCTTCGACTGGGACGTGTGGCTGGGCCCCTCGACGGTCGGCTGGGGCTACAACCCGCTTTACGCGCATTTCAACTGGCGCGGCTGGGCGCCGTTCGGCTGCGGCGCGCTGGGCGATATGGGCGCGCATCTGATCGACTTTCCGGTCTGGGCGCTCGAGCCCGGACTGCCGACCCGTATCGAGACACGGCATTCGGCATGGGGCGAGAACGAACGGCCTGCGGAAGCCGCCGAGGGCGATCGGCGCGGCAGCTATCCGCTCGTCACCGTCACCCATTTCGAGTTCGGCAATGCGACGGGCGGGCCGGTCAAACTTACCTGGTATGACGGCGGGCTGATGCCGCCGACGCCGCGCGGATTGCCGCCGGGCGCGACGATGAAGCCCGAAGGCGGTGTGCTGTACGTCGGCAGCCGGGGCAAGCTGATGCACGAAACCTATGGCCAGAATCCCGTGCTGATCGGCGACGGCGCCGCCGGTCGTGCCGCCGCGATCCCGCAATCGCTGCCACGCATCCAAGGCAGCATCGACGGGCATGAGATGAACTGGATTCGCGCCATCCGCGGTGAGGAGAAGGTGTCCTCGCCCTTCGCCGTCGCCGTGCCGCTTACCGAAACGATGTTGCTCGGCATCGTGGCCATGCGCGCCGGTCAGCCGATCGAATATGACGGCGCGGCAGGACGCATCACCAACGTGGCGGACGCGAACCGCTATCTCGGCCGCACTTATCGAAAAGGATGGGAATTATGAACTTGATCGTATCGGGCGCGTCCTTCCTGCTGCTTGCCCTGCCCTTTGCGGCGGCAGCGCAGGAGGCCAAGCCCAAGCCCGAAGACACCGAACAATGGTCGCCCGCGGTGCCCGTCGTGACCCCGGGCAATTTCGAAAGCGCGACGCCGCCTTCGGATGCGACCGTCCTGTTCGACGGCACGTCGCTCGACCGCTGGGCGAGCGTGGAAGACGGCTCACCCGCGGCCTGGACGGTGGCGGACGGTATCCTGACGGTCAAAAAGGACGCCGGCAATATCCAGACCCGCCAGTCCTTCGGCAACTATCAGCTCCACCTCGAATATCGCATTCCGGCCGACATCACCGGTGAAGGCCAGGCGCGGGGCAACAGCGGCCTCTTCCTCGCGTCCACCGGCAAGGGCGATGCCGGGTACGAGTTGCAGATCATGGACAGCTATCACAACGACACCTACGTCAACGGCCAGGCGGGCAGCATCTACAAACAGCATCCGCCGCTCGCCAATCCCGTTCGCAAGCCGGGCGAATGGCAGAGCATCGATGTGGTGTGGACGAAACCGACCTTTAATGGCGACGGTTCGGTGAAGACTCCGGCCTATGTCACGGCGTACATCAACGGCGTCCTCGTGCAGGATCACGCCGCACTGCACGGCGAAACCGTCTATGTCGGCAAGCCAAGCTACAAGGCGTATGACCGCGCCCCGATCAAGCTGCAGGCGCATGGCGATCCCAGCCCGCCGATCAGCTTCCGCAACATCTGGGTCCGCGAGCTTCCCGACCACGCCGGATAACCGCAGGAACTGCGGCGCGGGTTTCCCGGAAACTCGCCCGCCGACCGACGGTGATTCGGAGCAGCGCCGTGAAGCGAGCCCGGATGCCGCCCGGCGCTGCGAGAAGACGCTCTTTGCCTTCATGGCGTCGTCCACCTCGCCGGTGCCATGATCTGGCTACGCTGAATGCAGACAGCGCCTAAGGACAGA is a window encoding:
- a CDS encoding Gfo/Idh/MocA family protein, producing the protein MTIDRRSWLKGAAATAGMAATPACAVVLRRGPAPSDRVNLAVIGAGGMGAANMERLTSQNIVALADPDLSHVTKAFVDGRGAPIAGRAVLKAAYDKADKYADYRRMLGARKDIDAVVIATPDQHHAVAAKMAMERGLHVYVQKPLTYTVREGRVLNDLARGNPRLVTQMGNQGHSGDDGRRVVEMLRGGAIGDVREVHVWTNRPVWPQGVARPAAQPTPAGFDWDVWLGPSTVGWGYNPLYAHFNWRGWAPFGCGALGDMGAHLIDFPVWALEPGLPTRIETRHSAWGENERPAEAAEGDRRGSYPLVTVTHFEFGNATGGPVKLTWYDGGLMPPTPRGLPPGATMKPEGGVLYVGSRGKLMHETYGQNPVLIGDGAAGRAAAIPQSLPRIQGSIDGHEMNWIRAIRGEEKVSSPFAVAVPLTETMLLGIVAMRAGQPIEYDGAAGRITNVADANRYLGRTYRKGWEL
- a CDS encoding 3-keto-disaccharide hydrolase; amino-acid sequence: MNLIVSGASFLLLALPFAAAAQEAKPKPEDTEQWSPAVPVVTPGNFESATPPSDATVLFDGTSLDRWASVEDGSPAAWTVADGILTVKKDAGNIQTRQSFGNYQLHLEYRIPADITGEGQARGNSGLFLASTGKGDAGYELQIMDSYHNDTYVNGQAGSIYKQHPPLANPVRKPGEWQSIDVVWTKPTFNGDGSVKTPAYVTAYINGVLVQDHAALHGETVYVGKPSYKAYDRAPIKLQAHGDPSPPISFRNIWVRELPDHAG